In the genome of Taeniopygia guttata chromosome 4, bTaeGut7.mat, whole genome shotgun sequence, the window CTTTACTTGATCCTAGTGAAGTTGGGttttgtgtttggggtttttttctgggtgtttttttttggtttttgttttttgttttttttttggtgggactttttggttggttggtttttgcGGTGGTAGTGATTTTCATCTGttgttgttggttggttgggttttttttgtctatgACCTATACTCAGCATCTCTGAAGAATCCAAAGAATCAAATTAAGGCTTTATTGTCTCAGGAATACTATTTGTGCTAAGTGGTCACATAAAGATCATATGTAAcctcctgtttctttctttggttCACGGGAGAATGAAAGTTGGGAGGTACCTCAGGAGGTCTCTGGTCCAGCCTTCTGTTCAATGCAGAGTTATGGGGTCAAACCAGGTCATGCAGGGCTTTATCCCATCTTTATCCAGATTACAATTAGCAAATTCATATATATACCTGGCCTTCAGCAGATTGTAATTGTAGTAGTTTACAGAGTAATTTtaagtatttcctttttattcccaaATGCAAGCTTCTATAAGGCACAGGGTTGCTGCAAGAATTGTTAATTCACCTTTCATTAGGACtcagatttccttttttttttaacctgctgccaaagatggaaaaaatactttcatatTTAAGTTCTAAGTAATACTTGGAGACATTTATAATATATACTcatcaaaaagaaattaacttaGTTCATCAGCTGAGTTATTTTCCAGCACAACTGGCATAGCAATTACCTCTGAAAATCAGAAGAAACATCATGATGAAACTTTATCACTGTAAAGAAGAtaagaagattatttttctttttttagtggTAGTTCTGAAGTAATGCTCCTTTGTATCTTTTGAGTGTGTTCTCACCTTGTTATCCTCCATGTGTAGCCTTTCTGCACCACTGACAATATGGGATCACTACTGACTTCTCACAAAAAACCTTCCCTCAACAAACACACTTGAGACTGCACTAAGAGCTGAAGTGTAACAGCATGTAATGATGGCTGTGCTTCAGAACAGTAATTCAACACTGCCTTGCCAGCAAGGGAGGCAATTCTTCCTCTCTACTCAGCAATGGTGAGGCTGCCTCTGAAGTATTGTGTCCAGTCCTGAGTTTCCCTGTTCAAGAAAAATACAGTCTTACTGGAGTGAGTCCTGCAAAGGGCCACAGAGATGATTAAGGGACTCTGGAGCATGTTTGatatgaggagaggctgaaagAGCTGGACTGTTCAGCTTGGAGGAGATGGCTCAGGAGAATCTTACCAAACACCTTGTTCTAAACACCTGGTGGGAAGGAATAAGAGGAAGTCATGCTCTTTTCAGTGGTACCCAAGTGACAAGTTGAGAGGCAACTGGaacaaattaaaacacaaaatttCATCTCAAcacaagaaaacactttttttactgtgaggttGGTCAAACACTGGAAGAGGTCACCCATACAGACTGTGGAGTCTCGACCCATGGAGATCTGACTGGACAGTCTTGGACAACATGCTGTAGCTAACACTGCTTGAGTCAGGAGGTTGGACTAGATAATCTCAAGAGATCACTTCCAGTCTTAGTGATTCTGAGATCATCTTTGAGCTTTCAATGGACTTTGTCCCCAACATTTTAAGtgacagagaaataaatggGTCTTTCTGAAGGCAGAGTCATGGTAATGTGGCACACCTAGCTGAACAGAAGTGCCTCTGGATAGTGTCAGAATTATCCTATTAAGAATGAGCTCAGCAGGGGTGCAAACATACCAACACTTCTCACCAACAGGCCTGTCGAGGTGACAAACATGATGATGCAGTCATTGCTCACGATTCAGCAGACGGCAGTGAATCCCCTGGCAATGAGACTGAAGTGGATGCAGCTGGTGTCTACACTCTGCCTGCTGGTGCAGACTTTATCATGTGCTACTCTGTGGCACAAGGTGAGTTCCGATATGGTGTCTGATACTTCACTGTAACAACTCTGAACACGTCTTCATTTTGCAGTCCAAACAATGAGAACAGTTCCATGTAGATCTGATTTGCATGTCTGATGAGTAGCAACTTGTCTGGGAAAGAACGTTATGTGCTAAAGAAGTGAAAGCAAATTATCAAAGTGCATTAAATTtgccaaacaaaacaaaagtcaGCCTTGTGACTGAGCCGCCTGACAGCCAACATCCATCTCTTTTCCAGGATTCTGGTGGCTTATCAATTTCCCTGCACTACATGGCTGTTCCCTCCAGTCCCCCCATGCATGTTGTCCTCAGTCCCATCTGCTCTCCTATGAAGTAGAGACGCAGTCTTGTAAGCTACCAATCCCTGAATCATGTTCCTCTTAGCTGAGCACTACAAGTGGTACCAAAGCCATTTCCCATCTACAATTTGCAGTGTAAACACACATTAGTAATTCCTTATAGATGGTAGCTAGCAAACGTGAttctcataaatatttttccaagagGTTATCACTATTTACATTTGGATGTAACTTTATGACCTTTTTCTACTCTAGGCTACTATTCTCATCGTGACACTATAAATGGCTCCTGGTATATCCAAGATTTGTGTGAGACCCTTAGGAAGCATGGATCTTCCTTGGAGTTTGCAGAACTTCTTACTGTTGTTAACAGGAAAGTATCGTGTCGCAGAGTAGGTATGTGCAAAGACATAAATGCTATAGGGAAAAAACAGATTCCTTGTTTTGCCTCAATGTTAActaaaaaattgtattttcatcCAAAATCTAAGTAGATTATTTAGCAGGGATGACCATTACTCTTACTTGCTGCAGAGCAAAGAGAACCATCGTAGTTGAGGAGACGTAATATTCTACAAGATTGTCTCCAGAATCACTGGGATCAAACATTACAGTTTGTATACGTCACAGTTTCTAAAATCTTAAAGCACTTTTAAAGCTAGAATTACACCAAGGATTTCATATCAGGAAATATGGGAGAAGTTCTCTGGTGCCAAAGTATTAGAAGGTGCTCAGATTTTATTGAAATTGATACTCCAGActacttttttcttaaaagcatCTTGCTTGATTGCCATCTAACTATGGCACATTTTGCTATTTCCAAAACATGTCTAATGTTCCATTAGATTAACTTGTCTTGCTCCTAGAGCACAGTTTACAGGACATATGGTTTGTAGAGCATCTTTTTAAATTTGTGGACAGCAGAATCCACAACTTTTGTAGCTTTACTGGGGCTTTTTagacattttttcattttcttgcaaCACTAAAAAGTATCTGAATTCCCTGAGTAGAACAGTAGTATTAATATAGGATTAATCAAACAGGGTTGATTAATaaagggttttgttttgcttgaaTATAATTTATGCTTGGGGCACAATTACAGTTTGCTGGTACTTTTTCTCCTGAGGATGCAAACAGTAGTAATTCAATGAGACCATGTACAAAAGTTTGCTCAGGGTGAGCTTGCCTAGTCCATATCTCTAAAGCTAAAGCTGCTGGACATCTCTAGGCAGCTCTACAAAATATAACATATGCAAACCTCCATACTTCAGCCTTTGAGTTGGGTCAGGCCTCCTCTTGGCCCTGGAGAAGATCAGCCATACCTCTGTCATTGGGTACATAAAAGTGATGGTGCATAATCAACACAGGATTGTTACTGCTGCAGTAGTTGTGGTGCTGACTTGAAccaaatgtttcttttaaattttttttaacattattaaATGTTCCTCTGAGGGACAACAGAGAACTCAAACTGAGCAAAGTGTCTTAATCcactttcctggggaaaaaataatcagtttaCTGGTTCTGCTTTAGTTAAGTCTTTCCATACACAATGTTCTGAGTCATGAATGCTGTATCTTACTACACCTACTTTTAAACATTGTATAAATCATGTATGTTTGAATGTTTTGATAAATTCTTTCAGTAAAGTGCAACAGTGAAACATAAATGATTTTATAGCAAGTTTGAGATATCTTACTTTTCCAGCACTAATCCACTTTCCGGGTTCTGCTTTAGTTAAGTCTTTCCATATACAATGTTCTGAGTCATAAATGCTGTATCTTCATACACCTGCTTTGAAATGTTGTATAAATCATGTATGTTTGAATGTTTTCATAAATTCTTTCAATaaaatgcaacagtgaaacataaattattttatagcaAGTTTGAGATACCTTACTTTTCCAACACTATTTACAAAGAAAGCTTAATTGTCATGCTAATCTAAACTTCACCTATGGTGTCACAAAGAGTCAATGCACAGAccagggaaaaggaaacagtaatttcaggaaaagaatGTTTACTACTCCATGCAGAAGTTAATTATTCTATGAGCTACTGTTATGTTATAGTTAATGGTACTAAAAAGGCTGTCCTTGTTTGTTCTGTCATTTTACCAGCAATAAGAATGCCTCCATTGTACTGATGAGATTTGACATATATTTAGAAGAACTTTGCTTCAGCAGTTCCTTCATAGGGTTCTattaaaaccaaccaaacaagcaaaacaaacgCAAACCATCAAGTAACCAAAtcatttttaaagctatttatTGCAACTTTTAAAACTTCAGTGGTCAAAAATACCCAGGTGCTATGGAGTAACTAAATGTTCATATCAGCTTTGAAAGGGCATCTCCAAGATACACAAAACCGAACTCAGTCCTTGTCACTGATTTCCTGGATGGGAAGCCTCAGGTGCAGAGGTTGGCGCAGACGCCTTAGGGATTCTTCTGCCTGCCaatgaaagagagaggaagagttCATCCTTCTGCAGCCTCTGTTTCCTCCTCTTTCACACATGCActgtctttcttttctcccaagGCACTGGTCTTAGGGAAGGAACCAAACCAATCAAACAGAGGATGCTGAACACTGACAGACCTGCTCAACTCATGCAGTTTCCAGAGAGAAGCATGAACCCTGCCCATCAACCCACTCACCCAGACCTTGAAGTATTACTTTCCTGAAATgacaattaaaatattcataCCCCCAGGCCACCAAAAAAGCATTAAGCTCTTAACATTGTGTCAATTATGGCACATGAAATTACATCCTGAACTCTGGGTTTTGAGCTAAAATTAGAGGTAGttccattttcttttatagGACACTGAACAAAGGGCTGTCAAGATGGGATGGAGGAGTAATAATTGAGGAGTGAGAGATCTGCTACAACTATTTCATGAAGGCCACCAAATTTCTCCTAGGTGTACATACCACTTTTTCCATCCAGTCACCCATATTCTGTAAATCTAAGTCTTTTACCTATGGAATAAGCTTATGATGTCAAATGCTGAACACTCTGCAAGGCAATCTCCTTCCAAGGAAGGGAGGAGATTGGTTTACTACAGCAGTGCAGGAAACATACTGTGTCCAAAATAAATGCAGCTATTGTATTAAATGGCCAAAAATGCAACATTAGAGTATGCAAAAAATAGATGTCATGCTGATAAACTGacttgttttaaattaaattcgTTAAGGTCTCCCTTTCTGATGACCTACAGAAGTAATTTATACGTCAAAGACAAACATTGTAAAATTATCTGAACAGCTGAAACTGGCCGATAAGCAATACAGAGTATTGATAGCAAGCCGTGAGGTCAATTTTCTGTTAGCTGAGAGTTTACTGAAAAAGTCTTAAGCCAGAAGCTGTGTCATCATTGCAGAACTGCACTGAAATACCTCTGCTAGGTCGTCTTTGAGCTTGTTGTATCGTTCCACGTCAAAACGCTGCTTTTTGGATTTGCGGTAGAAGTAGTGGAGGAACTGCCTGTCCTTAGCGTGAGGATAAATGTAGtcctggggaaggaaggaggacaTGGATTTGTGGTTAGCAAGGAAACAGAGTAGAGGTCAGCCCGTTAGAAACTCAGCCTGTTTCAGGAGGACTTACGTTGTCCAGCAGCTATCTATGTTTTGTAAAGAGGCTACATACGAAATGCTGTTCTTACGGGGGCCATAAGGGCTTTTTAAACACATAGTAGGAGTAATTTCTATCATGTCTGAAGGGATTTTCAGTTATAATAACGACATAGGGTGATCTTCATGACTGGAGTCACCTCAGCCAATGGAGTCTACTTCCAAGGAGTCAGAGAAAATTCAGGAACTACTTCTTGAGGACTTATTTGAAAGTCTTAAGCAATGGCGCCAGCAGCTATTCAAAAACACCAAGTAGTAATCGCTTTATCTACTCACAAAAAGTAGGAATGGCTTAGCCCTACTTAAAAACCAAGTCAGAAGGAGTAAAACTCCAGCTCTTCATAAAAAGAGATACATCTCCCCTTTTTACGGAAGAAACCTAATTTCTCACATGGGCTATAGATCCATTTGTATAATGAAAGAAAGTACTGGTTACTCTTCCACATACTTCCACAACAAAAAGAGTTTTGCATCATAGAAAGTTCAACATTGAGATGACCACTTTGAAAGTAAAGTCCAGagataaaacaggaaaaagaaacatttctcaAAGTCTTAACAGGATTTCAGAACAAGCCTGTATTGTGAATGCTAAGTTAAGATCTGAGCAAACCTTTAGCTTCCACATAATGCCTGCCTCATTTCAGCTGTTCTAGATTTACCTCTGTTCATTCTAAGTCATGGAAAAGTGGCCCGATTATGAAGAGCAGAGCAATAACATTTTTTCAGGCACCAAATATACTTCAGTATATTTCAGTGATGTAACTGCCAGAGTTCCAAACAGTTTGGTACCCTGCACTGTATATACACAAACTCCAGCAAATAAAAACTACTGTTGGGTGATTTGCTGCTGTAAGGCAGGATTCATAAACTGGCATAGCACTACCATTTGCTCTCCCATTACTGCAATGAGCAAGGTGCCACTAACTATGTAAAATGATTTACAAACATTTTAAAGGAGAGACTTCTTTACTCACTTTTCATTACAGGTTATGAAATCTTACTAACAGTAGTTATGCTCAGTAGCTGGCTTGAAGTTCATGTGCAGCAGTACCTGCTTGATTCTGCATGATGTAATGTTTGTATCCAGCTGCATTAGGGATCAAATAAGCCCCTGTCTGATGGCAAGACCACTTACTGAAATTCAGCTTTCATCAGAGCTCAAACTTTGTGATCCACAGACtcagttttcctccttttccattttccagacATTTAGAAGACAAGGCCTCACCTGCTTGGTGAGAACGAAGTAGGCATAGAAAGCCATGGCACTCCCATAGGTGATGAAGTACGTGACTGGCTCCATGATGTCCCATGAGTAGACCCACCACGTGAGCCATGCCAGTGCTCCCCCCTGCGTTGACATCATGGCTAGGCCAACCCATAAAAGCCTGGAGGTTTTTGCATCTGCACTGTCCATGATTCTGGCTTtcatctgaagaaaagaaatggagaaaCCTGTTCAAATAAACACAAGTACTCTTCTGATGAACAGCTCCTCAACTATATTTTCTCCCCCTGGGCTAAATCCTTTCTCAGGATCAGTTACCCACACCTCTTACTGACTCACCctgctgagaaaataaaaacactgagGCCCAAGGGCAACCAGATCTTCTTGCCATTGTGCACCAAGAATTCCTCCTTTTAATCTCCCCTCTGCACTACTAGGGATCTGTATCTGTTTGATTTCCATTTACATTCAAGGCAGTTCTGGGAAACACTGAGGCTGGCCCTCATAAAGCAGGAGTCCTGTTGTCCACTACCCTAAGCCATGGATGATGTCATTCCACTACTATGGTTTTTTGCTGTCGTGGGTATTCAGAACCCATAAAGCAACAAATTACTTTCAATGACATTTCAACAAATGGCCTTTTAATCTCAATACTAGCCATGTTCATGACAGCTTTCTCCAGGTGTTATGGTTGCTAGCCTATTAATGTCCTCAATAGGTAGAAAAAGAACTGAATTGAAAAGAATTTACATTCTACCTGAGTTGACCTCGTTTACATAACAAACAGAACAGACACACCCTAGCTATTCATGATGATTTTCTTCTGTCACAGGACTTACTTCTGatgaaaggaaaagcttttgagtttgttttttttttaaagtacccCCACTTTCCAACCTGTTCaagaggcagcagctctcctTTCAGATGGTCCAACCTCTGTAGcaattctctctctttcctgaTCTGGTGATCTTCTAAATGTAGAGCCACAAACAGTCTGTGAACCAAGGATTTGATATCTTCCAGTTCAGTAGCATGCTCACTACTCAGcttatctgaaaagaaaatatttgtcataTAACCATTTCAAGAATATACCCTTCTTCAGTCTCTCCTCAACTCCAACCCCAAAAGCAGGACCATCCAAAGGTAAAAAGACAAAGCCAAAGAGAAACAGCTTTCTCCCAGGTCCCAGTTTTCGGAGACTTTGCATGCCTTTCACTAAATGAAGTGAGATGACCAGTTATTAGAGACTGCTCTTACCTTTTACAGGAGGTGACACACTGTATGCTGTGTTGTTGATAATAAGCTTAAAGTCATTCATCAATAAGACCTCCATTAAGGTTGCATCAGAGACCTTGCTACCATCTGCAGAAGAAAGAGTTCAGTTCTAGATCACTTATCATGAGGAGTTTTAAACATTAACAATAACCCTACAGAAAAGTGCTGGGATTCTTCACTAATAATGTTTGGAAGTAACTCTACTTTTAGCGCTGGTAGATAATACTAAACAGTCAGGAGGCGTGattcttggggctgtcctgtgcagggaatGGAGTTAACTTTGATTGTCTGGAGAACCCTTTTCtatgtttttgtttggtttattttttgtttttaatgcagACATTTACATGAATGGTACCCCACAAATTTTACATGCAATTTTACAGCTCCTACCAAAAATCAATTGGATTAATTAGCAGGAACTATTGGATTAATTAGCAGGAACTACTACTCATGTAACTGTGGTTGCCAGGAGCACACTGGGGTTCAGATGCCCCAAAAGCCCCCAGAGCCACACACCACTGCTGCTGGACACATCACTGTGGCATGAGGGTTTGAAAAGccatggagcagctgccccACAGTAGCTGTTTGAGATGATTCTCCTTTTCTAAACACAAAAAAGGCACCTTCCCCTGCCCTTGCCAAGGGCTAGGCAGCTTTACTCCCAAGATGAATAACCAAACAGGCCACAAAATACCACGATCTTTGTATGTAGATATTTGTCACAGTGCTACTGCCTCAGCTCCTCCACCTGTCCTCACACATCCACTACAGAAAGGCTCCACAATCAACCCCACATCTGCAATTTTTGTACAGAGAACCCTGTCCTCAGACCCCATCTGATGAGGCTTAGACTACTGAACTCTGCAGGCAAATGCCCCAGCCAGTTCACCTGCCCACTCTGTGTGGTAGCAAAGCAAACCCAGAAGCCGACCACTTTCAACCCAAAATTGTAATGTGCCTATCCactcatttcttttttcttttccagcgTAATAAAACATCAAGGCTCATTTGCATGCACATTATTTAAGGTGACATTTGTAACTCTATAACATTTAAgggaaaaatgcttttcaaaagaAGTGCCAGACAGACTCTTTGTTTTGGATGTTCTGAATACACCACTAATTTATTAACCTGTGCAACCTTATATTAACTGAAGAGAAGTTTTAAGGAAAGGgaggtattttattttaaaacatt includes:
- the MCUB gene encoding calcium uniporter regulatory subunit MCUb, mitochondrial isoform X2; translated protein: MLAGLRRALRGGRRQLPALLGGRDGCPPPSAPQVMLWGHTGGWSSREGTPYSTLMPSDEVTINYRHGLPVITLMLPTRSERCQFTVKPVVTTVGAFLQDVQREDKGIERAEVFATDGSKVSDATLMEVLLMNDFKLIINNTAYSVSPPVKDKLSSEHATELEDIKSLVHRLFVALHLEDHQIRKERELLQRLDHLKGELLPLEQMKARIMDSADAKTSRLLWVGLAMMSTQGGALAWLTWWVYSWDIMEPVTYFITYGSAMAFYAYFVLTKQDYIYPHAKDRQFLHYFYRKSKKQRFDVERYNKLKDDLAEAEESLRRLRQPLHLRLPIQEISDKD
- the MCUB gene encoding calcium uniporter regulatory subunit MCUb, mitochondrial isoform X1, which gives rise to MLWGHTGGWSSREGTPYSTLMPSDEVTINYRHGLPVITLMLPTRSERCQFTVKPVVTTVGAFLQDVQREDKGIERAEVFATDGSKVSDATLMEVLLMNDFKLIINNTAYSVSPPVKDKLSSEHATELEDIKSLVHRLFVALHLEDHQIRKERELLQRLDHLKGELLPLEQMKARIMDSADAKTSRLLWVGLAMMSTQGGALAWLTWWVYSWDIMEPVTYFITYGSAMAFYAYFVLTKQDYIYPHAKDRQFLHYFYRKSKKQRFDVERYNKLKDDLAEAEESLRRLRQPLHLRLPIQEISDKD